One Glycine max cultivar Williams 82 chromosome 1, Glycine_max_v4.0, whole genome shotgun sequence genomic window, GATGTATAATTGTATGctataaaaatgagttttatttttggtcAGGCACTAGAATTTATGCTGTAAGTTTACATGCATGATTTGGTCACTGTGAGATGCACCAATTAACTTGCCAAGCTAAGTTTTTTAATTGTGTTAACCACTTGCTGTAGTAATCAAGAGTTAGATAATTTGTTTCAATATTCTTAGGTTCTGTTTGCTGTTTACCAAATCTGTTATGTGAGTAAATGAATTTTAATCTACTATTGCTTATTATTGGTGGTCATCTCTTCGGAAATTCAAGACTGATAATTTTTACACTTGCTGCCTGGTTTAGGTGGCTACAAAGACTGAGTCAAATAAAGTTGCAGGGAATGCCATTTTATATGAATGTGTTCAAACAATAATGAGCATTGAAGATAATGGTGGCTTACGTGTACTTGCCATTAATATCCTGGGAAGATTTTTGTCAAATCGTGACAACAATATCAGGTTTATTTCTGGTCATGGCTTCTCTTTCATAAATAACTGAATTTTGATTAAGACCTACTAACACGAGCACGTTGAGTGTTCACATTGCAAAGTTCCACTATAAAAGCCAAAAGAAGCACAAAAACATAAGCACTGTAAGAGGTCTAAGATGTCTCCTCCAACTTGGGAATAATGTTTGTTACAGTCCAATGAATTGATACAAGAATCTAGGAAGTGCTCTTGATTATTAGGATTGATCTCTTGAGTCCTTCAAACATTCTCCTGTTATGCTCCAACTTACAACTATAACACTCATGGCAAGTGACTTAGATCTGTCAGATGCCTGCAAATCAGTATTTTGACTGATATTAACTGAATATGAAGAGAGTAATCACTTTTTAATGTTAGTCCTTGTAAGCTTATAACTTGAAATGGAACATCTAGGATTTTGTTTTTAACTGGTATAGAAATGATCCCATTTGTCTATTACTGATCATTAATCATTATGTCATGTTTCCCACTTTTCCTAATGCCTTTCTATAGTTGAATGCTTACTGGATATGGaagtgtttgtgtgtgtgtgagggtgagtgagagagagagtctTGAATGAATGACAACAAAGTCTATAAAATCATTAGCATAATGATCTGGTGGATGTATTCTCTCTCCTATAATtctgtgattgatggatgaggtatgcaaaaaaaaattatgatttaagaAAGACTAGAATCATTGGGAACTATGCTGCTCAAGCAATGAAATGATGTCTTTGCATTCTCTCTATTGCATATGTACAATGGTTTGGTGATTTTTGAGATGAGCTATAGTAAACTGGACGCAGTCAATCATTTAAGCAATCAAATTATTGTCTTACCAATTTTACTATCTTcacatttaaaaagaaattaaaaaagaatgggATCCCCAATATATTAATTACAACATTTGCTTGATTATAACAAAGACTGGGTTTGTGGTTTGATTACATTTAATTAGCTGATACTTGCAGTTATTGGCTGTATTCTGAAATTTCTGtagtttgaatttattttgGTCACAATTATGTTTGTAATATACTGTTTGAGAAATATATGCCAGGCTGTGACTAATATTGTGGCTTTGGCTGTTGACAGAAAAGACACCTCTAACTTAAATATTACTATAAAAGATGAAATTGTGTGCTCATTCAATCTTTAATTTAGCACGTTATGAAGGCTGATAAAATAATATCGCATCTAGTGCTCTTCAAGCTCTATATTCATCCCGtccctctttttttctttttcttttgagttAAATTATTGAGGTGAATCTTACTATTCTACCTTCTTCCCTTAGATATGTGGCATTAAACATGCTAATGAAGGCTGTAACTGCTGATGCTCAGGCAGTACAGAGGCACCGTGCAACAATTATAGAATGTGTGAAGGTATTTGATTTGTCTTCCCTCATTCAGTGACAAAGATGAGCTTTGTTTTACAATCCAAGGAGTTGATCATTTGACTCTTAACTTCAGGATTCAGATGCTTCGATTCAGAAAAGAGCCCTTGAACTTGTTTATGTTTTGGTGAATGAAACTAATGTGAAGCCCTTGGCAAAAGAGCTTATAGATTATCTGGAAGTCAGTGATCTTGATTTCAGAGGGGACCTTACTGCCAAAATTTGCTCCATTGTAGCAAAGTGAGCCATAAGATTCTGAATGGAATTCCTTTTTCAGTATACTTCATTTGGTTTtagttctattattattatttttttgtgcaaGGAGAGAAGGATACCAACTATATGCacttcatctcatttttttccAGTATCCAATAATTTCTGGACCACTTATGATATTCCATCAACATAAGACGTTTGATTTGTCACAGGAActgagtttattattattagttcttTTAGAAGTATATGATTGTTTTCTCATGTTAGTGATAGTGAACATGTTACCTATGTTGGTCATGCAATTCATAGCATTTTGGACATTTCTTTTCTCGCTCCTTTCTTtggtaaaatgaaaaagaagccATTTGGCCCATTTTTCATTGTTCTTTAACTTTGTCACCTCCTGTCAATTTAGAACTGATAAGtagagattttatttaaattgcacaactaaatatatttggttgactaacatttatttattaatgctTCAGGTATTCCCCAGAGAAGATCTGGTATATTGATCAGATGCTCAAGGTTCTGTCTCAGGTATAAATCCCAAAACAtgtttgctttttattttagggtatTCATGATCAGTGATGTGTGTTTATATGTGGATTTAATTCCTCTAAAGTGAAAAGTGAGTCACTATAGAGAAAAAAGTGAGACATCTCACCATAAATGAGAAATTAAGAGAGTAGATTTTAACAAATCCATGATTTGTTATACATGTGCATTTTATACCAGTCATTGATGgcttatacaaaaaaaataacagtcaTTGATTTTCTTATCTATGGCTAAAATTTCTTGACTTTTTCTTCTAAAGTGAACTCTCCACTTTAGAGGAGCTTAATCATTGTATGTGAATGTGATAGTTCATTTGCTTCCCATTTGGCATGCAACATCCTATGAAATCATTTGGATGCTTAAAATCAGCTCTAAGGATAATGTTGATATTTTTCAACCTTCTATTATCATTTTATGATTTGGTGCTTCCATGTGTTGGTCACAAAATCTGCTGATGGTGTATTGTGATTATTGTTTGGAGGGTGTGCCTTGACACAATAGTAAGGTTGCTGCCTGATAACTTGGTGGTCACAAGTTCTAGTTGTGGAAATGACCTCTGTGGTCACAATTGTGGCTGCATTTTACCTATCAAGGCCCCCTCAATGTTGGGAGCTTCGTGCATTGGGCTGTCTTTTTATTGTGATTATTGTTTTGGTGCTTGCTGTCTCCACTCTCCACATTGAGCTATTCAATTtagttatatatgtatattgggTGCATGTACTGATCTCTATTCTATGTTAGTAGGCTGGAAATTTTGTAAAAGATGAAGTATGGTATGCCTTAATTGTTGTGATAACCAATGCTTCTGAGCTTCATGGATATACAGTAAGAGCATTATACAGAGCATTTCAAATGTCAGCTGAACAGGTGCTCACTTCTGCTTTGACCAAATCTAGGCACACTGTTAATTTGCTTTTGATGCCTTTCATATAATATTACCTAATTCTTTTCATCAGGAGACTCTAGTTCGAGTTACAGTGTGGTGCATTGGGGAGTATGGTGACATGTTAGTTAATAATGTTGGAATGCTTGACATAGAAGATCCAATAACAGTGAGTGCTACTGCTTGAAAAGTTTATACATTTGTCTAAACTGTTGCTTCAAGTTTCATGAATATGATATATCATTTGACCACAGGCAATAATTTAACAAGTTGATCTATGTATTGGTTGAAAAAGCTTCTAGTAAAAGATGTTCCAACAATCCCCTTCTTATGATGATCCTTTTTGTATGTCTCCTATTTGGATGATGGGTAATGACCATGATAGAAACTAAATCCCCTGGTCTCAATACTACTTACTCATTGTCTCTTTTGTTATTCTCCATTATTGTAATTTGGATGAGGTAAGACGGGATTTGGTTTACATGTTTGATTGGTATATTTAACATACTATCTGGCAGAAAATGCTCCAAATTATTTGCCAATTTAATGAATTCTGGACATGATATGTTCTTGGTGCTAAAACCATAGATGTTAGGATTGTGACTtgcctttttcattttaattcttattgcATAGGTTGATTGTTTTATACAGGGGAAAGAGTTTATACCCCTTCCTGTTGTGCCTTTTTATTCTTTGTTAGAGTTGCAGCTTTATTTAAGATTGAGAGGACTACTAATAACTGATGCCCAAGTCTGCTTGTATATTAGCAGCACATAGGAAAATCTAAAAACATGATCTTTCAttggatataatttttttaaaaaaaattagttttttccttattttttttcatgctaACAGGTGACTGAGTTCGATGCAGTTGATGTCGTAGAGATTGCTATAAAACGCCATGCATCAGATCTTACCACAAAATCGATGGCTTTGGTTGCACTATTAAAGCTCTCTTCACGTTTCCCTTCATGTTCAGAGTATGATCTgtttttcaaatggtttattaTCTATTACACACACCACAACGTAAATTGGAGTTTGCCAAGAACCATTTGGCTCAAAAGCTTAAGTTTGGTGAAACCTCATGAATGGTTTTGTATCTAGCAGGCTGCCTCACAAAAGAGTCCTTTTGGGCTCTTAAGTGTAGGAAATGCATAGGCCAACCATACTTTGGGCTAAAATTCAGCATTTATTTAGAACAATGGAGGTGGAAAGGATTGAATTGATGACCACTTGGTCATAGAGGCTTTGACAGCATATCAAGAACCAACTATCCCAAAAGTTTAAACTATTAGGGGAACATTCATGAATGATTTTGATTCTATTAgtgttgtttcttcttttcctgccttttttttatttattttagaggcATTGAGAATGTAATTTTCTAGTAGAAATTCAGCAGACCAGGTTCAAGGtagttttaaaatgtttaatttgtatCCATGCAATTTGATCTATATGAGAAATCAGGGGAAACTTTTTTCAGCCTTGGTTGTCCTCACTTCTTACTCCCCACGCATTAGACTTGTGCAACCAGTGCAAGTTTATTTATTTCCtcttatattttgtatatttgacATTTTGACCTGGAAGTTTTATTCTCTTTTGAATATGGATATAGGAGGATCAAAGAAATTATTGTTCAGTTCAAAGGGAGCTTTGTGCTAGAATTGCAGCAGAGAGCTATTGAATTCAATTCGATTATTGCAAAGCATCAAAATATTAGGTGAGGTTAATTAATCTgcttattatattatatcaagATCATGGAATTGTACCACACTTTCATAAGAAACTGTCATTGTGCAGGTCTACACTTGTAGAAAGGATGCCAGTTTTGGATGAGGCAACTTCCATTGGTAGGAGGGCTGGGTCTCTACCAGGTGCAGCTTCAACTCCAACTGCACCTTCATTTAATCTTCCAAATGGAACAGCCAAACCTGTGGCTCCTCTTGTAGATCTACTTGATCTAAGTTCAGATGATGCTCCTGCACCTAGCTCTTCTAGTGGAGGAGATATTCTTCAGGACCTTCTTGGTGTTGATCTTTCACCAGCATCACAACAATCTGGTTAGTATTTGTAGTGtatcttataaattattatgattcctgaaaactaatttttttttgtatttaataattacCATCTTTGTTTATGCATCTCTGCTTTTCTTCAAGATAATTGGTACTGTTTTATGAGGTCTTCTTTAGTTTTTGAGCCACTTGATCCATAGGAAAAACCATTATGAAGAACCCTTTTCCCAAtggttttattgaaaatttagtttttgataAAACCCAATGACATTGTTTGATCCATGTAACTTACCCCATCTAATGGGATAAGGCTTTGGCCGGGGTGCTTGTTTCCATTTTGATTTGTTAAAGAAACATGCAAACTTATTCATTTTTCCTTATTGTGAATACTGAATAATTCCATGAAACATATTTGTAGCATGTCTGACTTTATTTGCATTTTTAGTTGCTGGCCAAGCTTCAAAAAGTGGCAACGATGTTCTTTTGGATCTTTTGTCTATTGGATCACCTTCTGTCGAAAGCAGCTCATCTACAGTAGACATCTTATCCTCCAATTCGAGTAACAAAGCACCAGTTTCCTCGTTGGATGGTCTCTCATCTCTTTCACTTTCTacaaaaacaacttcaaatGCTGCTCCTATGATGGATTTATTGGATGGATTTGCCCCCATCCCGCCAACAGGTTGTAAACTTTGTTTAGCATTTGGGCATTGTCATTGAATGAAATATAGTCAAAGTATTGAATTCTTGTCCTTTCTTATCTTGAGTAGAAAACAATGGACCGGTTTATCCATCTGTAACTGCATTTGAGAGCAGCTCCTTGAGGTTGACATTCAATTTCTCAAAACAACCAGGAAACCCACAAACAACAGTTATCCAGGCTACTTTTATGAATTTGTCCTCCAATACATATACAGATTTTGTTTTCCAGGCAGCAGTTCCTAAGGTATTCCAATCAGTATGCTATTAAGCTTTCTGCATGCAGTGCTAAGATCATCATgattattgtaattataaagATATCATTTGAATTTACTGCTTTTAACAATATCATAATCTTCATTGTTATAATGGTAACTTAAAGTTCCATGCTGGCTGTTTGTTTCTCTCTAAATGGATTCTAGTGATAAAAATGTTTGTAGCTGTCAATAGCTTAATAATTTCCTTTATATTAGTCTAGTTAGTTATCTGACCTTTTGAGTGCTAAATAGTTACATCTATTCTTTAATATTCAATAATTGTGAGCCGTTCTACTGGGTGCTTTGTTGGAATTTCAAAATCTTTTGAACTGCTTTGTTACCTTCCATCATCTAGTACTTacatattttgtttcaattttcagTTTCTTCAGTTGCACTTAGATCCAGCTAGCAGCAATACTCTTCCCGCAAATGGGTCCATAACCCAAAGTTTGAAAATTACTAATAGCCAACATGGGAAGGTAGATGGTCTTTGTAACTATAGCTTTACTGTAAATATCTGTGTTCTACCATGTCCTTGTATGATTTAAATTCTAAACAGAATGTTGATCACTGGCATTTTGCTGCGAAACAGCTAGtttatgctttatttttatatttgatattaagTGCTGCAAAACTGCTTATTATTTGTGTCTGGGGGTTATTGAGTGATCACTACTTTTCTGATCGTTCATCAAAGCCAACAATGATATTTTAGTTAACTGCACAAACAGTGAAACTGTCATTAGGCATCacattaaatcatatttttctttgttttttatagTCTGGACTTTAGATTATTAATGATGAATAATGTCTTTAATATTGGATTAATTTTTACTGTTGTGAAATTATGTAGCGTAAGGGATTTATCcttgtatttataatctttaCATAGTGGCTATCCTGCTATTTGCAATCTGCTATACCATTTTTGGGGTTTGCCACTTCATGGCATCATCTGGGATTGACAATCATGGATTAAACTCCCCCCACCCCCTCCTTTTCTCTGTTTGTGCTTTGTGAGTATGTATATGGTGTACACTTTCTGAGATGATTTTCCTGTATGTACATTTAAATGTAAATGTATAAGTGCTTCTTAGAGAAGACTTGATTGCTAGCAACTATTTTTTTCAGAAATCTCTTGTCATGCGTATAAGGATTGCATACAAGATAAATGGCAAGGATACACTGGAGGAAGGACAAGTTAATAATTTTCCTCGTGGTTTATGAAGCCCAATCAATGATCAGGGGTCAGTAAGGTGATGCACAAAACCCTTCGTTTTCCCCGGCACTCTATAGTTATTGGTGCGGTTTTCATGTTTCATTCCTTCAATTGAGGAAGGTATGGTTCGAGAATCTGGACCACTTTTTGGCTTAAATTTGAAGTCGATTTGGTGGCTTCACATCGttgttttacctttttcttttacttaGGTGATTTATGTACATTAGTACAACATATTCCTGTATGAAAATGCCATAGTCAAATTTTGCCTCTCAAGGCGCTGAGAGTTGTGTCATGTTGAGTACTTGAGGTGCTTTCTTGCTATTTTTTCGGAGGTAGTTGCTCGGTCTTGCTGTCTAAAGTTATAGTGTTGTTGAATGCAATTTGGTATCTTTTAGACGATtggtatatttgatttttatgtaaCTTTTCCCCCTCAAGATTAATGAAAATGTAATCTCAAAATAATGTCAACTTTCTTGTTCGGTTTTTGACTgtttaattgaaatttgaaagggGATTATCCCACTGTGACGTATGTTATTCATTTTAtcatcacatatatattatactTGACTAGTATTTTATGTTCTGAACACTAACGCTCCAGGAATGcttttatcttataaatatcATTTCAGTGTAGGGAAAAATTAAAGTTCCAACAAATATAATAGGTTAAAATGCATACAAGCCCTTCCATTTATAGGTCAATTGAAGAAATTTCCATGGTTCAAAATTCAACAACTCAACTCTGAACTTATCAAGTGTAAGTTTATCCCAAGTCAATTTGCAAGGATTGGTAAGTTTAAACAATTCCATTGAGTTTTGAACCGCAAACGGTTTTCTGCAACGCTGAAGAAAATTCGACGAATTTTAGCTAATAGTAATACTAATATTATCTAGCACCGTAGCCCTTTCACTTTGATTGGTTCTTGGAAAGTCCAACTTCAAGACCGTCACATGGTGATGTAAGTTCCGATCAAGTTGTTAAATTCATTTAAGAATTCCGTGGGTTCATTGTTCTgtagttatttttaaatatcattgCAAGTGAGAGTACGAGACTTGTGACAATATCAACTATCAAAACCCCTAGAAACATTTTAGTTTCACGGATCCaaggtaaataattaaaagactcaTTTATTGCATTCAGCACTCATGCACCACACTAAAGTACTATGCTTTTTTGGGTGTAAGATCTTAAGATTATTTGTATTGGTactataactttattttattaacatgtagagagaggataattttttttagtaaattgcCAAGAGTGCATGGGATTGATTAACTTACGTTGAAAATATACAGGAAAACATAAGATGATTAAATTGtgtttcaaaagatttttgtaAAACGGAACTTTTGTCAAACAGAAAAATGTTCAAGACAGTTAAAAACAAATAGTCTAACATTATGAGTCTTTGGAATGATTGTCTAAGGTATGAGGAAatactcttgattcttgaatgagTTTGATACAAATATTCTTGATATTGGTTTACAAAACTTGTTCACAAAATTAGCACACTAATTAgacaaagaaaaacataaataccGAGAAATACAAGAGCACAGGAGATTTATCCTGATTTACTTTCAAAGTACCAAGTTATGTCTAGTTCCTGACACAGATTGGGGTTTTTGCACTATAACCCGTTTATAGATACAATAGATATCTAAGTATTCTCTCCACAACCTTCTCTAGACTCCATTTCTTGCTATCTTTTCTCACAAACCTCTTCGGGATCTTTCCCAAATATTCGTTTCTTATAAGTCTTGATCTTCAAGCTCTAAACACACTAACAATGTTTAAGATACTAGTGATTCCTTCCATTCTagattatatgatatttaaggCTTTGACACATCTATTTAGgaatgtaattaatttattgaattttgaagaaaatattagataattttttaatatatcttttatctctttaattAATGAGTCATTTACTATTCTTATACACTACtctcattaaatattaattaaggataaccttgaaaaaaatatttaatgcaacaTTAATTTTCTAAAGCAGCGAAACATTTACAACTATAACAGCAAGGACAAACAAATGAATGGAGGGAGTATGTTTAATGCCATAGCaaataattccttttttttccccATAAACGtttccttttataatttttcagaaaaaataaatgttgtgAAAGAAGTCTCTAAGGTTATATAAATATTCTACATCTTCACATAATGCATGGGAATATTTTGCCGTAGTTATCTTATTATAATGTCATaatagtctattttatttcattgttcAAAAGGAGTGTATAAATACAATAGTCTAACAAGatgtacttgttttttttttttgagataaaaatacttattttatttcattcaaaagGAGTGTATAAATACAATTTAATTCTTCTtagcactttttttttaatgcattagtatttttttttaattttgtgcaaggCTAGTACATTTAATATTCTCCTTTTATTTTGTCACTTTTTCACTGAGTTGTGTAAAagtcttaaaatttaattttgaacgACATGACACAggttctaaaaatatattttaaacgaTTTTACTCAAGTTGTAAATGGTTTCTGGACAATCCTTAAAAATTTTCATTAGAGACTTCATAGAGTTCAGATTCCAGACAATCACATTTATATCATCTGAACATGTACACTTACCAATTCTTTTAGATTTCATCCCATCTTTAAAGATATTATAAAACTTACGTTCTTAATTCTAAGATTGGTGATATttgaacattttattattttatatatctaactatcattgttttttattatacatATCACCTATAATacacaattttttctttctttcatatgTCTCTCTTTCACTAAGTTTTGAATAATATTGTGGTTgtctattaattattattttttaattccaaCTACGTCTTCTCATGGGAAACGCCTTCTAAATTCTAATTCATGCTTAACCACCTCGTTTCTTTTCTTTGCCCCACCTTAGACCCACCtcaaaaattgcaaaaattgtCCTCCATCACACTGAATcaatttgagagagacaaacaTCATTAGCCGATATCTTTCTTGGCACAATATATATCTCTTAATAAATAACAAGTAGACTATGCAGAGTTGGTATATTTCTATATGAGATCCATCCTACCACCAATACTAAactaattttcttctttctttttatcccCCTTCTTAAATTTGGGGTCACATTGTGCCTCTCTGTCACTTTGCTAAGGTATAGTCGGTGATCATATATAACAGATGTACCCCATTATTATTATGGGTCAATAATGAGGAGGTGGACAACTTTACCTTTTCCCCCAGGCCCCAGCATCAAGGTGTGTGCACTGTTTCTTACTCTTTCATTTAGCCTTAAGAACTTAAcccaaaagaataataaaagccTTGGCGTAACCAAGGTGGAGAATCCAGATATGTACTCCGGTTACTACGTGCTTTTGTCTGAAAAGAGCAagcaaaatatcaaaatttaatttcctAAAGTCTAATTCATAGATTATTGCTACTCCATCCGTCCGTTCGAAAATAAATATcgttttagattattttatcccgataaaataagttaataaatagataaaaaagaataataattttataaaattaatcctattaaataaatagaaaaaaataatattaatattagattaaaaaattagagttaaatttattaaaagtatggtataaaaaataattaatgttatattaaaaagataaacgacgatacttgttttcaaacaaaagaagtatatatatatatatatatatatatatatatatatatatatatatatataattgctagcatacttttctttcttttttagttgAAGTAGGTTAGTAATCTACaccaaaatatttgaaaaaaaaaaatccaattatctctttattattgtagttactttattttaaggataaataagtaatttagtactcagtttaaaaaaaaattatctttcctCCTCTACCGTTGAATCCATTTCTCTCATATCTCGATTTTCTCCTTCATTTATCTTTAAACATGTTGATCCTCCATACCTCCTCCACTTAAGGGATGTAGAAGCAAAAAAAGTCTTCCTCATATCTCATATTATCATtcaaattaacatatataaatcataaaatcatatgaaaaataatgtaGTGGCAAGAAATAAATCAATGATTCAATAAAGAGGCATATTGATGAAACTTGAGAGTACGGTGGTTTGGAGTCTGAAACAACAACATCCATGTCACCTGAAACTTAAGAAATCCAATTGAGACTTCAAATTCAACTTCAACATTTAAAGAGTCTTCCAAAGTTCCTCCAACAATGACGTTACACACTACACTGCTCAAGCCTCAAAGATGAATGCGCGAGAAGCAAAGAGAttaagagaggagagagaaggttttttttttttttttttcaaattaaggaTCAAATTACtgttttatccttaaaataaaGTAACTCAAACAAAgagatgatttaatttttttatccaaatattttgatataaattacTAACAtactctaattaaaaaaaataaaaaagaggtgAGAGTATGTCaacaatcatatatatatgtatatatgataTTGGATCAGCAATGTAGTGAGAATTGGCTtttaatgtaggatttttcaaagaATGAGCAAATGGTGAATATTATTTAGGATAGAAGGATTGTTATTTTGGTAGACAGTTGGAGAAAGGAAGTTTTCCCGTTCCAAAATTAGGATATACGACTAATCTCAATGAAAATTTACATGACAGCCTATAAATATCACCTGTTTATATTGGTGTACTCGTAGATCTGACTTGTTAacaaaatattactaaaatatGAAGTGAACCCAAGACTTTATAAGAGTTAAAGACAAAATTGAATGCTAGATCAGTAGAGGAAATAACAGAAATGCGTGTAATTAGCATTAATCAAGTTTtcaaaaagagaaatataaaatataaagatgtGTTTGGCttgctttttgtttttagttaatatttttttatttataattatttgagtttaatacaaatcaatgtaaaaaattttaatctATCGAAATGCATAAatcattcttattcttattatgattttaagataattattataaaaattaataaatttattagtagTTTGTTATTGAATCACATTATATGCATTATTTAGACTTAAATTTATCAGACATATTAATTGATCACCGagtaattatgatttttttaaaataagatgatcaaatatttaattttaaaataaaagcagCAATCGAGTAGaataaatgaatcaaaattacattta contains:
- the LOC100802164 gene encoding AP-1 complex subunit gamma-2; this encodes MNPFSSGTRLRDMIRAIRACKTAAEERAVVRKECAAIRAAINENDNDYRHRNLAKLMFIHMLGYPTHFGQMECLKLIASPGFPEKRIGYLGLMLLLDERQEVLMLVTNSLKQDLNHTNQYIVGLALCALGNICSAEMARDLAPEVERLLQFRDPNIRKKAALCSIRIIKKVPDLAENFINPATSLLREKHHGVLITGVQLCTDLCKISTEALEHIRKKCTDGLVRTLKDLANSPYSPEYDIAGITDPFLHIRLLKLLRVLGEGNADASDTMNDILAQVATKTESNKVAGNAILYECVQTIMSIEDNGGLRVLAINILGRFLSNRDNNIRYVALNMLMKAVTADAQAVQRHRATIIECVKDSDASIQKRALELVYVLVNETNVKPLAKELIDYLEVSDLDFRGDLTAKICSIVAKYSPEKIWYIDQMLKVLSQAGNFVKDEVWYALIVVITNASELHGYTVRALYRAFQMSAEQETLVRVTVWCIGEYGDMLVNNVGMLDIEDPITVTEFDAVDVVEIAIKRHASDLTTKSMALVALLKLSSRFPSCSERIKEIIVQFKGSFVLELQQRAIEFNSIIAKHQNIRSTLVERMPVLDEATSIGRRAGSLPGAASTPTAPSFNLPNGTAKPVAPLVDLLDLSSDDAPAPSSSSGGDILQDLLGVDLSPASQQSVAGQASKSGNDVLLDLLSIGSPSVESSSSTVDILSSNSSNKAPVSSLDGLSSLSLSTKTTSNAAPMMDLLDGFAPIPPTENNGPVYPSVTAFESSSLRLTFNFSKQPGNPQTTVIQATFMNLSSNTYTDFVFQAAVPKFLQLHLDPASSNTLPANGSITQSLKITNSQHGKKSLVMRIRIAYKINGKDTLEEGQVNNFPRGL